From the Cupriavidus necator N-1 genome, one window contains:
- a CDS encoding GntR family transcriptional regulator, translating into MNTTNLVTTSSLPRFKQIEGALRQRIVNNEWTPGIKLPSEAELMAEFGVSRITVRQSLASLLAEGLIETVHGKGSFVSRPAGQADLGPLTGFFDYMRARGHEAHGKLLSTRLIAAPAIATDALRLPPGTKLLCVTMLKSVAGTPVAVGMTMAPEPLMRAILEHDLERHDALMIVEARLGYRLKYLHTESAAIPANAETARRLKVAPGEPLLRIRFTPHDIDDKPLAFSEFMFRGDKFTYKACVRR; encoded by the coding sequence GTGAACACCACCAATCTCGTGACAACAAGCTCCCTGCCTCGCTTCAAGCAGATCGAAGGCGCGCTGCGCCAGCGCATCGTCAACAATGAATGGACTCCGGGCATCAAGCTGCCGTCCGAGGCTGAGCTGATGGCTGAATTCGGCGTCAGCCGCATCACCGTGCGCCAGTCGCTGGCATCGCTGCTTGCCGAAGGGCTGATCGAGACGGTGCACGGCAAGGGCAGCTTTGTCAGCCGTCCGGCGGGGCAGGCGGACCTGGGGCCGTTGACTGGCTTTTTCGATTACATGCGTGCGCGCGGGCACGAAGCGCACGGCAAGCTGCTGTCGACGCGGCTGATTGCGGCGCCGGCCATCGCCACCGATGCGCTGCGCCTGCCACCGGGAACAAAGCTGCTGTGCGTGACCATGCTCAAGTCAGTGGCAGGCACCCCGGTGGCGGTGGGCATGACGATGGCGCCCGAACCCCTGATGCGCGCGATCCTGGAGCACGACCTTGAACGTCACGATGCACTGATGATCGTGGAAGCCCGCCTGGGTTATCGCCTCAAGTACCTGCACACGGAGAGCGCGGCAATCCCTGCCAATGCCGAAACCGCGCGCCGCCTCAAGGTGGCGCCCGGCGAGCCGCTGCTGCGCATCCGGTTCACGCCGCACGACATCGACGACAAGCCGCTGGCTTTCTCCGAGTTCATGTTTCGTGGCGACAAGTTCACCTACAAGGCTTGCGTGCGGCGCTAG
- a CDS encoding DUF2880 domain-containing protein: protein MLSPLFPRSLSTALVMALSVTCASAALAAGQDGAPKPRGKDEAPEAPVACMKAVKAALPNPASFKWIGGKTRKVAEDAYSVVADVEYLAQDGAVRKAKVQCDVLRAPGNQFVVPKVRLP from the coding sequence ATGCTTTCGCCGCTTTTTCCGCGTTCCCTGTCCACCGCGCTGGTGATGGCGTTGTCGGTCACGTGCGCGTCGGCGGCGCTGGCTGCGGGGCAGGACGGCGCACCAAAGCCGCGCGGCAAGGACGAGGCCCCGGAGGCCCCGGTTGCCTGCATGAAGGCGGTCAAGGCAGCGCTGCCCAATCCCGCCAGCTTCAAGTGGATCGGCGGCAAGACCCGCAAGGTGGCCGAAGACGCCTACAGCGTGGTGGCCGACGTCGAATACCTGGCGCAGGACGGCGCCGTGCGCAAGGCCAAGGTCCAGTGCGACGTGCTGCGCGCCCCGGGCAACCAGTTCGTGGTGCCCAAGGTCAGGCTGCCGTAA
- a CDS encoding GFA family protein: MTQPYTGGCACGAIRYATRHAPVFQNHCQCRDCQRRSGTGHGSYLTFPARAEMTIAGEATHWEVAGDSGNVKVHAFCPVCGTPVFLRFAAMPELIAVHAGSLDDPDRFVPQVLTYSARAPAWDAIDPSLQAFERMPAS; this comes from the coding sequence ATGACCCAGCCCTACACCGGCGGATGCGCGTGCGGCGCGATCCGCTACGCAACCAGGCACGCGCCCGTCTTCCAGAACCACTGCCAGTGCCGCGACTGCCAGCGGCGCAGCGGCACCGGGCACGGCTCCTACCTGACCTTTCCCGCGCGCGCCGAGATGACCATCGCTGGTGAAGCCACGCACTGGGAGGTCGCGGGCGACAGCGGCAACGTGAAGGTCCACGCCTTTTGCCCGGTCTGCGGCACGCCGGTCTTCCTGCGCTTTGCCGCGATGCCGGAGCTGATCGCGGTCCACGCGGGCAGCCTGGACGACCCGGACCGCTTCGTGCCGCAGGTCCTCACCTACAGCGCCCGCGCGCCGGCGTGGGACGCCATCGATCCTTCACTGCAGGCATTCGAGCGGATGCCGGCCAGCTAG
- a CDS encoding SRPBCC family protein, whose product MSQEKTSFVYVTYIRSTPDKVFEAITKPEIARRYWGHENVSDWKPGSAWEHVRANEQRTVQVVGKVVEAAPPTRLVITWASPSQAADPASYSRVSFDIEAYEEMVRLTVTHDELEAGSGMDKAIRQGWPIVLSSLKSLLETGQAIDVFAKPKAA is encoded by the coding sequence ATGAGCCAGGAGAAGACCAGCTTCGTTTATGTGACCTACATCCGCTCGACGCCGGATAAAGTGTTCGAGGCCATCACGAAACCGGAGATCGCGCGACGCTACTGGGGCCACGAGAACGTCTCCGACTGGAAGCCCGGATCGGCCTGGGAGCACGTGCGCGCCAACGAGCAGCGCACGGTCCAGGTGGTCGGCAAGGTAGTCGAGGCCGCGCCGCCGACGCGCCTGGTCATCACGTGGGCGAGCCCCTCGCAGGCCGCCGATCCGGCCAGCTACAGCCGCGTGAGCTTCGACATCGAGGCGTACGAGGAGATGGTGCGGCTGACCGTCACCCATGACGAACTCGAGGCCGGCAGCGGGATGGACAAGGCCATCAGGCAGGGCTGGCCGATTGTTCTTTCCAGCCTGAAGTCCCTTCTGGAAACAGGGCAGGCCATCGACGTCTTCGCCAAGCCGAAGGCAGCCTGA
- a CDS encoding ArsR/SmtB family transcription factor, translated as MDADKVFKALGDPTRRKLLDLLYERNGQTLGELCEHLNMARQSATQHLGILEAANLVSTVRRGREKLHFINPVPLHEVYERWVRKFERQRLSLLHDLKNELEGDQQ; from the coding sequence ATGGACGCTGACAAGGTTTTCAAGGCGCTGGGCGACCCGACACGCAGAAAGCTGCTCGACCTGCTGTACGAGCGGAACGGGCAGACGCTGGGCGAACTCTGCGAGCACCTGAACATGGCGCGGCAATCAGCCACCCAGCACCTCGGGATCCTCGAGGCGGCCAACCTGGTGAGCACGGTCCGGCGTGGCCGGGAGAAGCTGCATTTCATCAACCCGGTGCCGCTGCACGAGGTCTACGAGCGCTGGGTGCGGAAATTCGAACGTCAGCGGCTCAGCCTGCTGCACGACCTGAAGAACGAACTCGAAGGAGATCAGCAATGA
- a CDS encoding DUF1579 domain-containing protein — translation MKTEAQKEHRWLRRLVGNWIAEGDASMGPDQPVQKWEIPERVSSVGDVWVQCVTQGDMPGCGPSTTVMTLGYDPARKHFVGTFIGSMMTHLWIYEGELDSGGQQLTLRAEGPDCSGNGRIAQYRDVITFTDDDHRTLTSYMLGENGEWAQFMNASYRRQR, via the coding sequence ATGAAGACCGAAGCGCAGAAGGAGCACCGCTGGCTGCGACGGCTGGTGGGCAACTGGATCGCCGAAGGCGACGCATCGATGGGACCGGACCAGCCGGTGCAGAAGTGGGAGATCCCCGAGCGCGTGAGCAGCGTCGGCGACGTCTGGGTCCAGTGCGTGACGCAGGGCGACATGCCCGGCTGCGGCCCGTCCACCACGGTCATGACGCTCGGCTACGACCCCGCCCGCAAGCATTTCGTGGGGACCTTCATCGGCTCGATGATGACCCACCTGTGGATCTATGAAGGCGAGCTCGACAGCGGCGGCCAGCAACTGACGCTGCGTGCCGAGGGGCCGGATTGTTCCGGCAATGGCCGCATCGCCCAGTACCGCGACGTGATCACCTTCACCGACGACGACCACCGCACGCTGACGTCCTACATGCTGGGCGAGAACGGCGAGTGGGCCCAGTTCATGAACGCCAGCTATCGCCGCCAGCGTTAG
- a CDS encoding VTT domain-containing protein — translation MRQHNPPGTTAPPATGPPHDCQAPLGFTPEPGRNCWRVESCQRFAMLVDADAYFRALREALPRAEHTIFILGWDIDSRMELVPQGAQDGLPAGLRDFLCALADQRPELRIYILSWDYAMVMAMEREWLPSASAHWQAHRHLSFRLDGNHPPGASHHQKVVVIDNKLAFVGGLDLTLRRWDDSCHAPGAPLRVAEGKPYPPFHDVQCALDGPAAAALGTLCAARWLRASGSQPRPVAATSSDPWPPGLAPELTDVRVAIARTMPMCEDEPGVSEIRMLLRDAIASARHSIYMENQYFSSHEIAKALEARLGHEDGPVIVLVSRRNESGWLEAHSMGVLRARLYRRLRAADTQERFCLYCPSIPGLMPECVNVHSKVTVIDDDLITIGSSNLSNRSLGLDTECNIVVMSGGDPRVQAAIAAMRARLLGEHLDVAPEAFQAEVAATRSVLAAIRNLQRADGRSLEAYEPPLPDDVDAASPAASLLDPIEPIDSDQVLAEFVSHEARPRVLGRVGMMVALALLLAGLAFAWRHTPLREWADFRALLSVVEQLDEMPLAPLAMIGVYLAGAVTMLPVTLLILVTVVIFGPLYGAALALCGTVLSTGAGYLAGRLLGRNAVRRFGGRRLNRVSHQLGKHGVVAMVVLRLVPIAPFALVNLVIGASRISLRDCLLGTALGMLPSIVVAACLVNRVAAAARDPGLFTFALLALVLLVPASLLLVLRRRRRRRAEGGAARPQDDPPGPRGRLARLAALRRQA, via the coding sequence ATGAGGCAACACAACCCGCCCGGCACCACCGCGCCCCCCGCCACTGGCCCTCCGCATGATTGCCAGGCCCCGCTCGGCTTTACGCCGGAGCCGGGGCGCAATTGCTGGCGCGTCGAGTCCTGCCAGCGCTTTGCCATGCTGGTCGACGCCGACGCCTACTTCCGCGCGCTGCGCGAAGCGCTGCCGCGAGCCGAGCACACCATCTTCATCCTGGGCTGGGATATCGACAGCCGCATGGAATTGGTGCCGCAGGGCGCGCAGGACGGCCTGCCGGCGGGCCTGCGAGACTTCCTGTGCGCGCTGGCGGACCAGCGCCCCGAACTGCGCATCTACATCCTGAGCTGGGACTACGCCATGGTGATGGCGATGGAGCGCGAGTGGCTGCCGTCCGCCAGCGCGCACTGGCAGGCGCACCGGCACCTGTCGTTCCGGCTTGACGGCAACCATCCCCCCGGCGCCTCGCACCACCAGAAGGTGGTCGTCATCGACAACAAGCTCGCCTTTGTCGGCGGGCTGGACCTGACGCTACGCCGCTGGGACGACAGCTGCCATGCCCCCGGCGCGCCGCTGCGCGTGGCCGAAGGCAAGCCCTACCCGCCCTTCCATGACGTGCAGTGCGCGCTCGACGGCCCCGCCGCGGCGGCGCTGGGCACCCTGTGCGCGGCGCGCTGGCTGCGCGCCAGCGGCAGCCAGCCGCGCCCGGTTGCGGCCACCTCGTCAGACCCGTGGCCGCCAGGCCTGGCGCCGGAGCTGACCGACGTGCGCGTCGCCATCGCCCGCACCATGCCCATGTGCGAGGACGAGCCCGGTGTCAGCGAGATCCGCATGCTGCTGCGCGATGCTATCGCCTCCGCCCGGCACAGCATCTACATGGAGAACCAGTACTTCAGTTCGCACGAGATCGCCAAGGCGCTGGAGGCACGGCTGGGGCACGAGGACGGCCCTGTTATCGTGCTGGTGTCGAGACGCAACGAGAGCGGCTGGCTCGAAGCGCACAGCATGGGCGTGCTGCGCGCGCGCCTGTACCGCCGCCTGCGCGCAGCCGACACGCAGGAACGCTTCTGCCTGTACTGCCCGTCGATTCCGGGCCTGATGCCCGAATGCGTCAACGTGCATAGCAAGGTCACGGTGATCGACGACGACCTCATCACCATCGGCTCATCCAACCTCAGCAACCGCTCGCTGGGGCTGGATACCGAGTGCAATATCGTGGTGATGTCGGGCGGCGACCCGCGCGTGCAGGCGGCCATTGCCGCCATGCGCGCACGGCTGCTGGGCGAGCACCTGGATGTGGCACCCGAAGCCTTCCAGGCCGAGGTCGCCGCCACCCGCAGCGTGCTTGCGGCCATCCGCAACCTGCAGCGCGCGGACGGGCGCTCGCTGGAAGCCTACGAGCCGCCGTTGCCGGACGATGTCGATGCCGCCTCGCCGGCGGCCAGCCTGCTGGACCCGATCGAGCCGATCGACAGCGACCAGGTCCTGGCCGAGTTCGTCAGCCATGAGGCACGCCCGCGCGTGCTCGGGCGCGTCGGGATGATGGTGGCGCTGGCGCTGCTGCTGGCGGGGCTGGCGTTTGCGTGGCGCCATACGCCGCTGCGCGAATGGGCAGACTTCCGCGCGCTGCTCAGTGTGGTCGAGCAACTGGACGAGATGCCGCTGGCACCGCTGGCGATGATTGGCGTCTACCTGGCCGGCGCGGTGACGATGCTGCCGGTGACGCTGCTGATCCTGGTGACCGTGGTCATATTCGGCCCGCTCTATGGCGCCGCGCTGGCGCTGTGCGGCACCGTTCTGAGCACCGGCGCGGGCTACCTGGCCGGCCGCTTGCTGGGGCGCAATGCCGTGCGCCGCTTTGGCGGCAGGCGGCTGAACCGGGTCAGCCACCAGCTGGGCAAGCACGGGGTGGTGGCGATGGTGGTGCTGCGGCTGGTGCCGATTGCACCGTTCGCGCTGGTCAACCTGGTGATCGGTGCATCGCGCATCAGCCTGCGCGACTGCCTGCTCGGCACCGCGCTGGGCATGCTGCCCAGCATTGTGGTGGCTGCCTGCCTGGTGAACCGCGTCGCCGCCGCGGCGCGCGATCCGGGCCTGTTCACCTTCGCCTTGCTGGCGCTGGTGCTGCTGGTGCCGGCGTCGCTGCTGCTGGTGCTGCGCCGCCGGCGCCGGCGCCGTGCCGAGGGCGGCGCCGCGCGCCCGCAAGACGATCCGCCCGGCCCCCGCGGGCGGCTGGCACGGCTGGCGGCACTGCGCCGCCAGGCCTAA
- a CDS encoding DUF2188 domain-containing protein: protein MTSRSIHVLPAATDNTEYAGDGAWALTIEGLENGGDDTALHFPTQEAAIAAGWMRAREDGLPLCIHGRDGLVRERKIYCRDARGTARIGY from the coding sequence ATGACGTCACGCAGCATCCACGTGCTTCCCGCCGCAACCGACAACACCGAATACGCCGGCGACGGCGCATGGGCACTCACCATTGAGGGCCTGGAGAACGGTGGCGACGACACCGCGCTGCATTTCCCGACCCAGGAAGCCGCGATTGCGGCCGGCTGGATGCGCGCGCGCGAGGATGGCCTGCCGTTGTGCATCCACGGCCGCGACGGCCTGGTGCGCGAGCGCAAGATCTATTGCCGGGACGCACGCGGCACCGCCCGCATCGGCTACTGA
- a CDS encoding entericidin A/B family lipoprotein codes for MRKLFALFALAGVLLVTGCNTISGAGKDIERGGEKVQGAAENTKQKM; via the coding sequence ATGAGAAAGCTATTCGCATTGTTTGCCCTCGCTGGCGTGCTGCTGGTCACGGGTTGCAACACCATTTCCGGTGCGGGCAAGGACATCGAACGTGGCGGCGAGAAGGTGCAGGGCGCGGCGGAAAATACCAAGCAGAAGATGTAA
- a CDS encoding AraC family transcriptional regulator, producing the protein MDALSDLLRAVQLSGAVFLNGEFKSPWCLISEADAELRAAFLPRADRVVSYHLITEGVCWARLVDGTGPGVRVDTGELLVVPQGEPHVLGSDLRLQPLPSAPLVYDMLRNSPGEVMRVSYGGGGETTRMVCGFLGFDDTMGNPLLTSLPRLFKVGLGSGLESAWLASALAFATSEAAEPRAGTATVLAKLSELLFVQAVRRCIDTLPDNESGWLAALRDRYVGRALSRMHARPAYPWTVDELAGNVGLSRSALAQRFTDLLGQPPMQYLAHWRLRSAAAELRSGNRSISEVAGAVGYDSEAAFSRAFKREFGLPPASWRRNYIDAGQAPAAAAH; encoded by the coding sequence ATGGATGCCTTGTCCGACCTCTTGCGCGCCGTGCAGCTAAGCGGCGCCGTGTTCCTGAACGGCGAGTTCAAGTCGCCGTGGTGCCTGATCAGTGAAGCGGATGCTGAATTGCGCGCCGCCTTCCTGCCCCGCGCCGACCGCGTCGTCTCCTACCACCTGATTACCGAAGGCGTCTGCTGGGCGCGCCTGGTCGACGGCACCGGCCCGGGCGTGCGCGTCGATACCGGCGAACTGCTGGTGGTGCCGCAGGGCGAGCCGCACGTACTGGGCAGCGACCTGCGCCTGCAGCCACTGCCATCCGCTCCGCTGGTGTACGACATGCTGCGCAACAGCCCGGGCGAGGTCATGCGCGTGTCCTACGGCGGCGGCGGCGAAACCACGCGCATGGTGTGCGGCTTCCTGGGGTTCGACGACACCATGGGCAATCCCTTGCTGACGTCGCTGCCGCGGCTGTTCAAGGTGGGGCTGGGCAGCGGGCTGGAATCGGCATGGCTGGCATCGGCGCTGGCCTTTGCCACCTCGGAAGCGGCGGAACCGCGTGCGGGCACCGCCACGGTGCTGGCCAAGCTGTCTGAGCTGCTGTTCGTGCAGGCAGTGCGGCGCTGCATCGACACTCTGCCTGACAATGAAAGCGGCTGGCTCGCCGCGCTGCGCGACCGCTATGTGGGGCGGGCGCTGTCGCGCATGCATGCGCGGCCCGCCTATCCGTGGACGGTCGATGAACTGGCTGGCAACGTGGGGCTGTCGCGCTCGGCGCTGGCGCAGCGCTTTACCGACCTGCTGGGGCAGCCACCGATGCAGTACCTGGCGCACTGGCGGCTGCGCTCCGCGGCGGCCGAACTGCGCAGCGGCAACCGTTCCATCAGCGAGGTCGCGGGCGCGGTCGGCTACGACTCGGAGGCCGCGTTCAGCCGCGCGTTCAAGCGCGAGTTCGGCCTGCCGCCCGCCAGCTGGCGCCGCAACTACATCGACGCGGGGCAGGCTCCGGCGGCGGCCGCACATTGA
- a CDS encoding acyl-CoA dehydrogenase family protein, whose translation METLSAADASAGAQADWLGLAATLGRTFEARAPEIDASGQFVSANYDDLRAHRFFAAAVPQELGGAGLSHQELGAVLRELGKSCGSTALAFAMHTHPVATAAWRWRNQQAPVEGLLKRVAGEQLVLLGSGGSDWLQGSGKATRVDGGFRVDARKIFASGAPAADLFMTCAVHDDPETGPTVLHFALPMKSPGVRVLSNWHTLGMRGTGSHDVLLEGVLVPDTAIAARRPQGVWHPMMHTVAMIALPLIYAVYVGVAEAARDIALQLARQRRLSAHAVEAAGRLCNEADAAQLALDAMFAAASGQAPGAVTTNRIMCARTLAARAVLATVEAAMDLAGGAGFYRDAGLERRFRDAQGARFHPLQAGAQQEYAGRMALGLDIDAPPGEVRPAAQ comes from the coding sequence ATGGAAACCCTTTCCGCAGCGGATGCCAGCGCAGGCGCACAGGCCGACTGGCTCGGCCTGGCCGCGACCCTGGGCCGCACCTTCGAGGCGCGCGCGCCAGAGATCGATGCCAGCGGGCAGTTCGTCAGCGCCAACTACGACGACCTGCGCGCGCACCGCTTCTTTGCCGCGGCCGTGCCGCAGGAACTGGGCGGCGCCGGGCTCTCGCACCAGGAGCTGGGCGCGGTGCTGCGCGAGCTGGGCAAGTCCTGCGGATCGACCGCGCTGGCCTTTGCCATGCACACCCACCCGGTGGCCACGGCCGCATGGCGCTGGCGCAATCAGCAAGCGCCGGTGGAGGGGCTGCTCAAGCGCGTGGCGGGCGAGCAGCTGGTGCTGCTGGGCAGCGGCGGATCGGACTGGCTGCAAGGCAGCGGCAAGGCTACGCGCGTGGATGGCGGCTTTCGCGTGGATGCGCGCAAGATCTTCGCCAGCGGCGCGCCGGCGGCGGACCTGTTCATGACCTGCGCCGTCCATGACGATCCGGAGACCGGGCCCACGGTGCTGCATTTCGCGCTGCCGATGAAGTCGCCGGGCGTACGCGTGCTGTCGAACTGGCACACGCTCGGCATGCGCGGCACCGGCTCGCACGATGTGCTGCTGGAAGGCGTGCTGGTGCCGGATACCGCCATTGCCGCGCGCCGCCCGCAAGGCGTGTGGCATCCGATGATGCATACGGTGGCGATGATCGCGCTGCCGCTGATCTATGCGGTCTACGTCGGCGTGGCCGAGGCCGCGCGCGATATCGCGCTGCAGCTGGCGCGCCAGCGGCGCCTGAGCGCGCATGCGGTGGAAGCCGCCGGGCGCCTGTGCAACGAGGCCGATGCCGCGCAGCTGGCGCTGGATGCGATGTTCGCGGCGGCATCGGGGCAGGCGCCGGGCGCGGTCACCACCAACCGCATCATGTGCGCCCGCACGCTGGCCGCGCGCGCGGTGCTGGCGACGGTCGAGGCGGCGATGGACCTGGCCGGCGGCGCGGGCTTCTATCGCGACGCCGGACTGGAGCGGCGCTTTCGCGATGCGCAGGGCGCGCGCTTCCATCCGCTGCAGGCCGGTGCGCAGCAGGAGTACGCAGGGCGCATGGCACTGGGGCTGGATATCGACGCGCCGCCCGGCGAGGTGCGGCCTGCCGCGCAATGA
- a CDS encoding flavin reductase family protein, whose translation MMPALAPLPYATQACNDSGQDDAARAISHDGAARRALRDALGQFATGVTIVTAADADGQPVGVTINAFTSVSLAPPLLLWCLARSSGSLAVLRAAPCHAINVLGSGQLALCQRFAARSGDRFAGVDCRPGPCGTVLIDGTLAHFICRHRSVRVVGDHVIFVVEVVAYGSTPGAPLVFHAGGFAGS comes from the coding sequence ATGATGCCCGCCCTGGCGCCGCTACCGTATGCCACGCAAGCATGCAACGACAGCGGCCAGGACGACGCGGCCCGCGCCATCAGCCACGATGGCGCGGCGCGGCGGGCCTTGCGCGATGCGCTGGGGCAGTTTGCCACCGGCGTTACCATCGTTACGGCCGCGGACGCCGACGGCCAGCCGGTCGGCGTCACGATCAATGCCTTTACCTCGGTGTCGCTCGCACCGCCGTTGCTGCTGTGGTGCCTGGCGCGCAGTTCCGGCAGCCTGGCGGTGCTGCGCGCGGCGCCGTGCCACGCGATCAATGTGCTGGGCAGTGGCCAACTGGCCTTGTGCCAGCGCTTTGCCGCGCGCAGTGGTGACCGCTTTGCAGGCGTCGATTGCCGCCCCGGGCCGTGCGGCACGGTGCTGATCGACGGCACGCTGGCGCATTTCATCTGCCGGCACCGCTCGGTGCGCGTGGTCGGCGACCACGTGATCTTTGTCGTGGAGGTGGTGGCCTATGGCTCGACGCCAGGTGCGCCGCTGGTGTTCCATGCGGGCGGGTTTGCCGGCAGCTAG
- a CDS encoding DMT family transporter has protein sequence MSRANTVVLTALAMLAFAGNSLLCRLALKGTTIDAASFTLARVAAAALVLWVIVAARHQLVRTVVAQRLPPVEGNWISALALFCYAAAFSFAYVRLTAGTGALLLFGAVQATMTGYGLYAGEPMRAQQWFGLALALAGLVWLLLPGLAAPPLLSSLLMIAAGIAWGVYSLRGRRAADPASTTAGNFLRAVPMALALGAVMQAQRSLDSAGLGYALLSGAITSGLGYVIWYAVVPRLKAATAATVQLSVPVITAAGGIALLGEALSLRLALSAAAVLGGIALVIAGKRA, from the coding sequence ATGTCGCGCGCGAACACCGTGGTGCTGACCGCACTGGCGATGCTCGCCTTTGCCGGCAATTCACTGCTGTGCCGGCTCGCGCTGAAAGGCACCACCATCGACGCGGCCAGCTTTACGCTGGCCCGCGTCGCCGCGGCGGCGCTGGTGCTGTGGGTCATCGTCGCGGCGCGGCACCAGTTGGTGCGCACGGTCGTGGCGCAGCGGCTGCCGCCGGTGGAAGGCAACTGGATCTCCGCGCTTGCGCTGTTCTGCTATGCCGCGGCCTTTTCCTTCGCCTATGTGCGTCTCACCGCGGGGACCGGCGCACTGCTGCTGTTCGGGGCGGTGCAGGCCACCATGACCGGCTATGGCCTCTATGCCGGCGAGCCCATGCGCGCGCAGCAATGGTTCGGCCTGGCACTGGCGCTGGCCGGGCTGGTGTGGCTGTTGCTGCCAGGGCTGGCCGCGCCGCCGCTGCTGTCCTCGCTGCTGATGATCGCGGCCGGCATCGCGTGGGGCGTTTATTCGCTGCGCGGCAGGCGCGCCGCGGATCCGGCCTCTACCACCGCGGGCAATTTCCTGCGCGCGGTGCCGATGGCGCTGGCGCTGGGTGCGGTGATGCAGGCGCAGCGTTCACTGGACAGCGCGGGACTGGGCTATGCGCTGTTGTCCGGTGCCATCACATCCGGGCTGGGCTATGTCATCTGGTATGCCGTGGTGCCGCGGCTGAAGGCCGCCACCGCCGCCACCGTGCAACTGAGCGTGCCGGTCATTACGGCGGCGGGCGGCATCGCGCTGCTCGGTGAAGCCTTGAGCCTGCGGCTGGCATTGAGCGCGGCCGCGGTGCTGGGCGGCATTGCACTGGTGATTGCAGGCAAGCGCGCCTAG
- a CDS encoding 2-hydroxy-3-oxopropionate reductase, giving the protein MSKIGFIGLGVMGKPMVQHLVEGGHTVSAHTRSGVPQDLQDAGVKACASAEEVAKQSETIILMLPDTPDVERVLFGEKGVADGLADTAGGVTVIDMSSISPIATREFARCIEALGADYVDAPVSGGEVGAKAGTLSIMAGGKQEVFDRVLPILQLMGKNITRVGEAGDGQVAKVANQVIVALTIEAVSEALVLAARAGADPARVREALMGGFASSRILEVHGERMIKRTFDPGFRIALHQKDLDLALSTARQLGVGLPSTASCQQLFNVCSGLGGAGWDHSGLVRAIEHLSSFAIGDEPPVA; this is encoded by the coding sequence ATGAGCAAGATCGGCTTTATCGGACTTGGCGTGATGGGCAAGCCCATGGTGCAGCACCTTGTCGAGGGCGGGCATACCGTGTCCGCCCATACCCGCAGCGGCGTGCCGCAGGACCTGCAGGATGCCGGCGTGAAAGCCTGCGCCAGCGCCGAGGAGGTGGCAAAGCAGTCGGAGACCATCATCCTGATGCTGCCTGACACGCCCGACGTGGAGCGGGTGCTGTTTGGCGAGAAGGGGGTCGCTGACGGCCTTGCCGACACGGCAGGCGGCGTCACCGTGATCGACATGAGCTCGATCTCGCCGATCGCCACGCGCGAGTTCGCGCGCTGCATCGAGGCGCTCGGCGCCGACTATGTTGATGCGCCGGTCTCCGGCGGCGAGGTCGGGGCCAAGGCGGGCACGCTGTCGATCATGGCCGGCGGCAAGCAGGAAGTATTCGACCGCGTGCTGCCGATCCTGCAACTGATGGGCAAGAACATCACGCGCGTGGGCGAGGCCGGCGACGGCCAGGTGGCCAAGGTGGCCAACCAGGTGATCGTGGCGCTGACCATCGAGGCGGTCAGCGAAGCGCTGGTGCTGGCCGCCCGCGCCGGCGCCGATCCCGCGCGCGTGCGCGAGGCGCTGATGGGCGGCTTTGCCAGCTCGCGCATCCTGGAAGTGCATGGCGAACGCATGATCAAGCGCACCTTCGACCCGGGCTTTCGCATCGCGCTGCACCAGAAGGACCTGGACCTGGCGCTGTCCACCGCGCGCCAGCTCGGCGTGGGCCTGCCCAGCACGGCGTCGTGCCAGCAGCTGTTCAATGTCTGCAGCGGGCTGGGCGGCGCTGGCTGGGATCATTCCGGGCTGGTCAGGGCGATCGAGCACCTGTCCTCGTTCGCCATCGGCGACGAGCCGCCCGTAGCCTGA